A window of Lentibacillus sp. Marseille-P4043 contains these coding sequences:
- a CDS encoding HAD family hydrolase — translation MIKAILFDLDDTLLWDNKSVNEAFRATCEQVLDKYSLNPIVLEEKVRENARRLYASYNTYDFTQKIGINPFEGLWGNFIDEGESFRKLKELAPEYRKEAWTLGLKDAGIDDSQLSYELAETFPRMRKQMPFVFDDTFRVLDQLKADYQLLLLTNGSPDLQQTKLDLTPKLAPYFDCIVVSGAFGKGKPDPAIFEHALKLLSVQKSEAVMVGDNLMTDILGASRAGITSVWVNRTKKKQQEVTPDFEIADLEGLLPVINSLKID, via the coding sequence ATGATAAAAGCGATTTTGTTTGATCTGGATGACACGTTGCTATGGGATAATAAAAGTGTTAATGAGGCATTTAGAGCTACTTGTGAACAGGTTCTAGATAAATATTCTCTCAATCCGATTGTGTTAGAGGAAAAGGTGAGGGAAAATGCTCGGCGGCTGTACGCCTCTTATAATACCTACGACTTTACCCAGAAAATTGGTATTAATCCTTTCGAAGGGTTATGGGGAAATTTTATAGACGAAGGCGAATCCTTTCGCAAGCTGAAAGAACTTGCTCCTGAATATCGAAAAGAAGCTTGGACATTGGGGTTGAAAGACGCTGGTATTGATGATTCCCAATTAAGTTATGAACTAGCGGAAACATTTCCAAGGATGCGCAAGCAAATGCCATTTGTTTTTGATGATACATTTCGTGTACTGGATCAGTTGAAGGCGGACTATCAATTACTGTTATTGACAAACGGTTCTCCTGATTTACAACAAACCAAGCTTGATTTGACACCAAAACTGGCACCATATTTTGACTGTATTGTTGTATCAGGAGCTTTTGGAAAAGGAAAACCGGACCCGGCAATTTTCGAACATGCATTGAAACTACTTTCTGTTCAGAAGAGCGAAGCAGTGATGGTTGGGGATAACCTCATGACGGACATTCTTGGGGCATCTCGAGCAGGGATTACTTCTGTTTGGGTGAATCGCACTAAAAAAAAGCAGCAGGAAGTGACTCCGGATTTTGAAATAGCAGATCTTGAAGGCTTGTTGCCGGTAATTAATAGTTTAAAGATTGATTAG